The following coding sequences lie in one Nitrospira lenta genomic window:
- a CDS encoding low molecular weight protein-tyrosine-phosphatase, which yields MTMGDTPSVGAHCWTFLRALRATGGYIVGKLNFIRHPYERWATVRLPDSVQSVLFVCKGNICRSPLGEVCLRALALQAGRPLTISSAGLETTPGKPAHLKAQATALEHGLSLEKHTTTQVHAELLEKSDLIVVMEVAQKDRIHGLYPKAIGKVVLLGRFDSTGPLEIADPYSGTNEDFRSCYQQVKRCCQALAVRLDMRAGDQKARPLFSDTSAVK from the coding sequence ATGACCATGGGTGACACGCCAAGTGTAGGAGCGCATTGCTGGACTTTTCTGCGGGCGCTTCGTGCGACGGGGGGATATATCGTCGGCAAGCTGAACTTCATTCGTCATCCGTATGAGCGGTGGGCGACGGTCCGCTTGCCGGACTCCGTGCAGTCTGTCCTCTTTGTCTGCAAAGGCAATATCTGCCGGAGCCCCTTGGGCGAGGTGTGTCTGCGTGCGCTTGCCTTGCAAGCGGGGCGACCACTCACCATCAGTTCGGCGGGACTTGAAACAACTCCTGGGAAACCCGCCCATCTTAAAGCTCAAGCCACGGCGCTCGAACACGGGCTATCGCTTGAGAAGCATACGACGACCCAAGTGCACGCGGAATTACTCGAGAAGTCAGACCTGATTGTCGTTATGGAGGTGGCTCAAAAAGATCGGATTCATGGGCTGTACCCAAAGGCGATCGGGAAGGTTGTCTTATTGGGTCGCTTTGATTCTACCGGTCCTCTTGAAATTGCAGATCCCTACAGTGGGACCAATGAAGATTTTCGGTCCTGTTATCAGCAAGTAAAGCGATGCTGCCAGGCTCTGGCTGTCCGATTGGATATGAGAGCCGGCGATCAGAAAGCACGCCCGCTATTTTCAGATACCTCGGCAGTTAAATGA
- a CDS encoding ATP-grasp domain-containing protein, which translates to MVVGSETLKSLAGVSKYCHRTWQYPSPLGDPFGFVASLIDAVGRLGITAIMPVTDSTTQVLAAKRDQFPAAVLNAVPPLESYELVSDKYRLMKVAQALGVPIPTTVYVPDGDLSSVLDQVTSFPVVVKPGRSLLMTDRGWGKTSVHFVSSAEELIDLYRRVPYLKNPSLIQQRVEGEGQGVFGLFDHGRPCALFAHRRIREKPPAGGVSVLRESIELPKPMTDYAVKLLEHVKWHGVAMVEFKVDKASKIPRLMEINGRFWGSLQLAIDAGLNLPYLLHQILSGSPVAVPNNAYHVGTRSRWLLGDLDHLLLRLTRSNTALHLGSEAPSRWRCLADFSRLFQRNLHYEVESLSDPRPALMEYRAWISQLVEGAR; encoded by the coding sequence GTGGTAGTTGGATCAGAAACGCTGAAGTCCTTGGCAGGGGTTTCGAAATACTGTCATCGGACCTGGCAGTATCCGTCGCCGCTGGGAGATCCTTTCGGGTTTGTGGCGAGCTTGATCGATGCGGTCGGCCGGTTAGGCATTACCGCTATTATGCCGGTAACGGACTCCACAACTCAGGTACTCGCAGCCAAACGAGATCAATTTCCTGCTGCTGTCTTAAATGCTGTCCCTCCGCTGGAAAGTTACGAATTAGTATCTGACAAATACCGGTTGATGAAAGTTGCCCAAGCGTTAGGCGTGCCGATTCCCACAACGGTCTATGTCCCCGACGGGGATCTCTCGTCCGTGCTCGATCAGGTGACATCATTCCCTGTAGTGGTCAAGCCGGGGCGATCGCTGTTGATGACCGACCGTGGATGGGGCAAGACCAGCGTGCATTTTGTGTCATCTGCGGAAGAGTTGATTGATCTGTATCGACGGGTGCCCTATTTGAAGAATCCCTCGCTCATTCAGCAACGGGTTGAGGGGGAGGGCCAGGGAGTATTCGGGCTTTTTGATCATGGACGGCCCTGCGCGCTCTTTGCGCATCGGCGAATCAGGGAAAAGCCGCCGGCTGGTGGAGTGAGCGTGTTGAGAGAAAGCATCGAACTCCCCAAGCCCATGACCGACTACGCGGTCAAGTTATTGGAACATGTGAAATGGCATGGAGTGGCAATGGTCGAGTTCAAGGTTGACAAAGCATCCAAGATCCCGAGACTCATGGAGATCAACGGGCGATTCTGGGGATCCTTGCAGTTAGCGATTGATGCGGGACTCAACCTTCCCTATCTCCTCCATCAGATCCTGAGCGGATCGCCGGTGGCTGTACCGAATAATGCCTATCATGTCGGGACGCGATCCCGCTGGCTCCTGGGAGATCTTGATCACCTGTTGCTGCGGTTGACACGGTCGAATACGGCTCTCCATCTGGGGTCAGAGGCCCCATCCCGGTGGCGTTGCTTGGCTGATTTTTCGAGGCTGTTTCAGAGAAATTTGCACTATGAAGTGGAATCGCTAAGCGATCCTCGCCCGGCATTGATGGAATATCGTGCGTGGATTAGCCAGTTAGTAGAAGGAGCTCGATGA
- a CDS encoding polysaccharide deacetylase family protein, which translates to MIARLKAATWRALGGFYSVSGLSRFRHQGRVIVLTYHRVVPQKVVERQHIQPGMYMLEESFAAHIAYFREHFTILSLDELLELWRTNQFKRDEPYCVITFDDGWRDNYQFAFPILRRYAVPATIFLATDFIGTTRWFWPDRMMLVLERARVQTSGSTIRDEVSAMLADAVGVRLSADEGSFLSLQSGRPIDSGAIIELCKAVEVEEIEALIDRLGHVLGMDLLSERVLLDWTEVREMAAQGVSFGSHSCSHRILTAIPLPEVSRELIESRNTMLQHGVTPSSAFCYPNGNFNPSIQKLVGESGYRAAVGCEIGLEGVCPEDPYALKRVSLHEDSSSSDSLLALALSGIR; encoded by the coding sequence GTGATCGCACGTCTCAAGGCCGCAACCTGGAGGGCATTAGGCGGATTCTATTCTGTTTCCGGGCTTTCACGGTTCCGGCATCAGGGGCGCGTGATTGTGCTGACCTATCACCGGGTAGTGCCTCAGAAGGTGGTTGAGCGTCAGCACATTCAGCCTGGCATGTATATGCTGGAGGAGTCGTTTGCTGCTCACATCGCCTATTTTCGTGAGCACTTTACCATTCTCTCCTTGGATGAGCTGCTGGAGCTATGGCGGACGAACCAGTTCAAGCGCGATGAGCCCTACTGTGTCATCACGTTTGATGATGGATGGAGGGATAACTATCAGTTCGCCTTTCCCATCCTGAGAAGGTATGCGGTTCCGGCGACGATCTTTCTTGCGACCGATTTCATTGGAACAACTCGATGGTTTTGGCCCGATCGAATGATGTTGGTTTTGGAGCGGGCCAGAGTGCAGACGAGTGGCTCGACTATCCGTGATGAAGTATCAGCGATGTTGGCCGATGCAGTCGGAGTCCGTCTGTCCGCTGATGAGGGGAGTTTTCTGTCTCTGCAGTCAGGCCGGCCGATTGACTCCGGTGCGATCATTGAACTCTGTAAAGCAGTAGAGGTCGAGGAGATTGAAGCTCTCATCGACCGTCTCGGTCATGTCCTTGGTATGGACCTTCTTTCGGAGCGGGTCCTTCTTGATTGGACTGAGGTGCGCGAGATGGCCGCTCAGGGCGTGTCCTTCGGATCGCATTCCTGCTCGCACAGGATTTTGACTGCCATTCCGTTGCCGGAGGTCAGTCGCGAGTTAATCGAGTCACGAAATACGATGCTTCAACATGGAGTCACGCCATCCTCGGCATTTTGCTACCCCAATGGGAATTTCAATCCGAGCATTCAGAAGCTGGTTGGGGAGAGCGGGTATCGCGCGGCTGTTGGTTGTGAAATTGGCCTGGAGGGTGTTTGCCCAGAGGATCCGTACGCATTGAAAAGGGTCAGCCTGCATGAGGACAGTAGCTCATCAGACTCATTACTCGCGTTGGCGCTGTCCGGTATTCGCTAA
- a CDS encoding DUF5989 family protein, giving the protein MGDFIQELWAFMKERKKFWLLPIILVLVLLGSLIVLTQGSAVAPFIYTLF; this is encoded by the coding sequence ATGGGCGATTTTATTCAAGAGTTGTGGGCCTTCATGAAAGAGCGGAAAAAGTTCTGGCTCCTGCCGATTATTCTCGTGCTTGTTTTGCTCGGCAGCCTGATTGTCTTGACCCAGGGGTCGGCCGTCGCCCCCTTTATCTATACGCTGTTCTAA
- a CDS encoding SxtJ family membrane protein, translating to MENVEVTNKTLRQFGLMVGGVFLVIGLWPFLWRQEAMREWAVVLGALLSVVGLVAPAILKYLYQGWMWIGHVMGWINTRIILGILFYGIVTPMGLVMKLTGRDPMCRGFEPDAPTYRVIRNPRPATHMKNMF from the coding sequence ATGGAAAATGTTGAAGTAACGAACAAAACGCTCCGCCAGTTCGGTCTCATGGTCGGCGGGGTCTTTCTCGTGATCGGGTTGTGGCCCTTTCTCTGGCGACAGGAGGCAATGCGAGAGTGGGCCGTTGTGCTGGGTGCGCTCTTGTCTGTGGTGGGACTCGTTGCCCCAGCCATCCTGAAGTATCTGTATCAAGGGTGGATGTGGATCGGGCATGTGATGGGCTGGATCAACACCCGCATTATATTGGGCATCCTATTTTACGGGATTGTGACGCCAATGGGATTGGTGATGAAGCTAACAGGGCGTGACCCCATGTGCCGTGGATTTGAACCCGATGCCCCAACGTACCGAGTGATTCGTAACCCTAGACCGGCCACGCATATGAAGAACATGTTCTGA
- a CDS encoding glycosyltransferase family 2 protein has translation MTLFNCMLSIFWVSVTFVFYAYVGYPLLLMAIGILRDRPVRKAPSHPMVSLIITAYNEEKRIREKLENTLRQDYPRERLDIVVASDCSTDGTDDLVRSYGPSGVRLVRSVVKGGKEAAQKHAVESTTGAILIFSDTATMLEPQAISTIVRNFADSTVGCVSSVDRFVDVDGSVSGEGAYVRYEMFLRNLETRVNTLVGLSGSFFAARRTVCQNWAPDLQSDFNTLLNSVRLGLRGVADPESIGFYKNLVDPKKEYERKVRTVVRGISVFMKSLSLLNPFRYHLFAWQLISHKLCRWLVPFAMIGALGANAVLASSSRFYQGTLIAQAGFYAVAVAYLVTTRLPSVGILRIPSFFVMVNVSILDAWVRYCRGERIVSWTPSKR, from the coding sequence ATGACACTATTTAATTGCATGCTCTCGATATTCTGGGTGTCGGTCACATTCGTATTCTATGCCTATGTGGGATATCCGCTGCTGCTGATGGCGATTGGAATCTTGCGTGATCGTCCTGTGCGCAAAGCTCCGAGCCATCCGATGGTCTCCTTGATTATCACGGCCTACAATGAGGAGAAACGGATTCGGGAAAAATTGGAGAATACCCTTCGGCAAGATTATCCCCGCGAGCGCCTCGACATTGTCGTGGCCTCCGACTGCTCCACGGACGGAACCGATGATCTAGTCCGCTCGTATGGGCCGTCTGGAGTTCGACTTGTTCGGTCGGTTGTGAAGGGCGGGAAGGAGGCGGCGCAGAAACACGCCGTCGAGTCGACGACCGGAGCGATTCTGATATTTTCTGATACGGCCACGATGCTCGAACCGCAGGCCATTTCCACGATCGTGCGGAACTTCGCGGACTCAACGGTCGGTTGCGTCAGCAGCGTGGATCGGTTTGTCGATGTGGACGGATCGGTGAGTGGAGAAGGCGCGTATGTGCGTTACGAGATGTTTCTCCGGAATCTCGAAACGCGGGTCAACACGTTGGTGGGGTTGAGCGGGTCTTTCTTTGCTGCTCGTCGAACCGTGTGCCAGAATTGGGCGCCGGATCTCCAAAGTGACTTCAATACCCTGCTCAATAGTGTCAGGCTAGGGCTTCGTGGGGTAGCGGACCCGGAGAGTATCGGGTTCTATAAGAATTTGGTAGACCCAAAGAAAGAATATGAGCGCAAGGTCCGCACGGTAGTCCGAGGGATCTCCGTATTTATGAAGAGTTTGTCTCTTCTCAATCCGTTTCGGTATCACCTGTTCGCTTGGCAACTGATCAGTCATAAACTATGTCGGTGGCTGGTGCCTTTCGCAATGATTGGGGCGTTGGGAGCCAACGCCGTGCTGGCGTCATCATCTCGGTTCTATCAAGGAACATTGATAGCCCAAGCGGGGTTTTATGCTGTGGCGGTTGCCTATCTTGTCACCACGCGCTTGCCGAGTGTAGGTATACTGCGGATTCCGTCATTTTTCGTGATGGTGAATGTCTCGATACTCGATGCCTGGGTCCGCTATTGTCGTGGGGAGCGTATCGTGTCGTGGACTCCATCTAAGCGATAA
- a CDS encoding DegT/DnrJ/EryC1/StrS family aminotransferase produces MTPQRTIPPTAAPLPFGNLLCSVGSLWGGKKYRARLVSELKAHYAVRAAFLVSSGKAALTVILKSLAGVSERRQVIIPAYTCFSVPSAVVKAELEVVLCDVDPNTLDFNFTELEGLLNANVLCVVSTHLFGRPADTERVKQLCGEKGILVVEDAAQAMGGQAGDRLLGTIGDVGFYSLGRGKNMTCGTGGIILTSSAPIAEAIEAEYANLPETPWFDVFRNWLELLVMRIFIHPVLYWFPVGLPFLGLGETKFYTDFQMFRMDDVRAHLLDGWQRRLGQANQDRSSRARWLVEGLDFVRKGVQPIMGKGSLYLRLPVLVRDRKAKEVVCRLSREQGAGLSPNYPATVQDILELAGQLAGRRYPGAQEVVDRLVTLPTHQFVSAQDRLKIEQVLAAQVEPSVSSGTVKAGPPHAQAKH; encoded by the coding sequence ATGACACCGCAGCGAACTATTCCACCGACAGCAGCTCCACTTCCGTTTGGGAATCTCCTGTGTTCCGTCGGTAGTCTCTGGGGTGGCAAGAAGTACCGAGCGCGTCTGGTCAGTGAGCTGAAGGCCCATTATGCCGTGCGCGCGGCCTTTCTTGTGTCGTCCGGGAAAGCGGCTCTGACGGTCATTCTCAAATCGCTGGCTGGCGTGAGTGAAAGGCGGCAGGTGATCATTCCTGCCTATACGTGTTTTTCCGTTCCGTCCGCGGTTGTAAAAGCCGAATTGGAGGTCGTGCTGTGCGATGTGGATCCGAATACGCTCGACTTCAACTTTACCGAGCTTGAGGGATTACTCAACGCAAACGTTCTCTGTGTCGTATCGACCCATCTGTTTGGCCGTCCCGCGGACACCGAGCGAGTGAAGCAATTGTGTGGAGAGAAAGGCATCCTTGTGGTTGAAGATGCCGCCCAGGCGATGGGGGGGCAGGCAGGCGACCGGTTGCTTGGAACGATCGGGGATGTCGGATTTTACAGTCTGGGGCGGGGAAAGAATATGACCTGTGGCACAGGAGGCATCATTCTGACCAGCTCTGCCCCGATTGCGGAGGCGATCGAAGCGGAATACGCGAATTTGCCAGAAACTCCTTGGTTTGATGTCTTTCGCAATTGGCTAGAACTTCTCGTGATGCGCATTTTTATCCATCCGGTGCTGTACTGGTTTCCCGTAGGGCTTCCCTTCCTTGGGTTGGGGGAGACCAAGTTTTACACGGACTTTCAGATGTTTCGAATGGATGATGTTCGAGCACATTTGCTCGATGGTTGGCAACGGAGATTGGGGCAAGCCAATCAGGACCGGTCTTCTCGTGCGCGATGGCTCGTTGAAGGGCTGGATTTCGTCCGGAAGGGTGTACAGCCGATCATGGGAAAGGGCTCGCTCTATCTCCGGCTGCCTGTGCTAGTGAGAGACCGAAAAGCCAAAGAGGTGGTCTGTCGGCTAAGTCGTGAGCAGGGGGCGGGGTTAAGTCCTAACTATCCGGCTACCGTTCAGGACATACTGGAATTGGCCGGACAATTGGCCGGGCGGAGGTACCCCGGGGCTCAGGAAGTCGTTGATCGATTGGTGACTTTGCCCACGCACCAGTTTGTGTCGGCGCAGGACCGTCTAAAGATCGAACAGGTACTGGCGGCCCAGGTGGAGCCCTCAGTTTCAAGTGGTACGGTGAAGGCAGGTCCTCCTCACGCCCAGGCCAAACACTAG